A region of Ochotona princeps isolate mOchPri1 chromosome 2, mOchPri1.hap1, whole genome shotgun sequence DNA encodes the following proteins:
- the UHMK1 gene encoding serine/threonine-protein kinase Kist isoform X1: MAGSGCAWGAEPPRFLEAFGRLWQVQSRLGSGSSASVYRVRCCGTPGSPPGALKQFLPPGTTGAAASAAEYGFRKERAALEQLQGHRNIVTLYGVFTIHFSPNVPSRCLLLELLDVSVSELLLYSSHQGCSMWMIQHCARDVLEALAFLHHEGYVHADLKPRNILWSAENECFKLIDFGLSFKEGNQDVKYIQTDGYRAPEAELQNCLAQAGLQSDTECTSAVDLWSLGIILLEMFSGMKLKHTVRSQEWKANSSAIIDHIFASKAVVNAAIPAYHLRDLIKSMLHDDPSRRIPAEMALCSPFFSIPFAPHIEDLVMLPTPVLRLLNVLDDDYLENEEEYEDIVEDVKEECQKYGPVVSLLVPKENPGRGQVFVEYANAGDSKAAQKLLTGRMFDGKFVVATFYPLSAYKRGYLYQTLL, translated from the exons ATGGCGGGGTCCGGCTGTGCGTGGGGCGCGGAGCCGCCCCGGTTTCTGGAGGCCTTCGGGCGGCTGTGGCAGGTCCAGAGCCGCCTGGGCAGCGGTTCATCGGCCTCGGTGTATCGGGTGCGCTGCTGCGGCACCCCTGGCTCGCCGCCCGGCGCCCTCAAGCAGTTCTTGCCGCCAGGAACCACCGGGGCAGCGGCCTCGGCCGCCGAGTATGGGTTCCGCAAAGAGAGAGCGGCGCTGGAGCAGTTGCAGGGTCACCGGAACATCG TGACTTTATATGGAGTCTTTACAATCCACTTCTCTCCAAACGTGCCATCGCGCTGCCTGCTGCTGGAACTCCTGGATGTCAGTGTTTCGGAACTGCTTTTGTACTCCAGTCACCAGGGCTGCTCCATGTGGATGATACAGCATTGCGCCAGGGATGTTCTGGAAGCCCTTGCTTTCCTTCATCATGAGGGTTATGTCCACGCAGACCTCAAACCCCGCAACATACTGTGGAGTGCGGAGAACGAATGTTTCAAACTCATTGACTTTGGACTTAGCTTCAAAGAAGGCAATCAG GATGTGAAGTACATTCAGACAGACGGGTATCGTGCTCCAGAAGCCGAACTACAGAATTGTttggcccaggctggcctgcaGAGCGATACGGAGTGTACCTCAGCTGTTGATCTGTGGAGCCTAGGAATCATTTTACTGGAAATGTTCTCAGGAATGAAACTGAAACACACAGTCAGATCTCAGGAATGGAAG GCAAACAGTTCTGCTATTATTGATCACATATTTGCCAGCAAAGCAGTGGTGAATGCCGCAATTCCAGCTTATCACCTAAGAGACCTTATCAAAAG CATGCTTCATGATGACCCGAGCAGAAGGATTCCTGCTGAAATGGCATTGTGCAGTCCCTTCTTTAGCATTCCTTTTG CCCCTCACATCGAAGACCTGGTGATGCTTCCTACTCCGGTCCTGAGGCTGCTGAACGTGCTGGATGACGATTATCTGGAGAACGAGGAGGAGTATGAAG ATATTGTGGAAGACGTAAAAGAGGAATGTCAGAAATATGGACCAGTGGTGTCTCTGCTTGTTCCAAAAGAGAATCCTGGCAGAGGGCAA GTCTTTGTTGAGTATGCCAATGCTGGTGACTCCAAAGCCGCTCAGAAATTGCTGACCGGAAGGATGTTTGATGGGAAGTTTGTCGTGGCTACATTCTACCCACTGAGTGCCTACAAGAGGGGATATCTGTATCAGACGTTGCTTTAA
- the UHMK1 gene encoding serine/threonine-protein kinase Kist isoform X2, protein MAGSGCAWGAEPPRFLEAFGRLWQVQSRLGSGSSASVYRVRCCGTPGSPPGALKQFLPPGTTGAAASAAEYGFRKERAALEQLQGHRNIVTLYGVFTIHFSPNVPSRCLLLELLDVSVSELLLYSSHQGCSMWMIQHCARDVLEALAFLHHEGYVHADLKPRNILWSAENECFKLIDFGLSFKEGNQDVKYIQTDGYRAPEAELQNCLAQAGLQSDTECTSAVDLWSLGIILLEMFSGMKLKHTVRSQEWKANSSAIIDHIFASKAVVNAAIPAYHLRDLIKSMLHDDPSRRIPAEMALCSPFFSIPFAPHIEDLVMLPTPVLRLLNVLDDDYLENEEEYEGLYFLNSMLMCQKSHLSVRFSI, encoded by the exons ATGGCGGGGTCCGGCTGTGCGTGGGGCGCGGAGCCGCCCCGGTTTCTGGAGGCCTTCGGGCGGCTGTGGCAGGTCCAGAGCCGCCTGGGCAGCGGTTCATCGGCCTCGGTGTATCGGGTGCGCTGCTGCGGCACCCCTGGCTCGCCGCCCGGCGCCCTCAAGCAGTTCTTGCCGCCAGGAACCACCGGGGCAGCGGCCTCGGCCGCCGAGTATGGGTTCCGCAAAGAGAGAGCGGCGCTGGAGCAGTTGCAGGGTCACCGGAACATCG TGACTTTATATGGAGTCTTTACAATCCACTTCTCTCCAAACGTGCCATCGCGCTGCCTGCTGCTGGAACTCCTGGATGTCAGTGTTTCGGAACTGCTTTTGTACTCCAGTCACCAGGGCTGCTCCATGTGGATGATACAGCATTGCGCCAGGGATGTTCTGGAAGCCCTTGCTTTCCTTCATCATGAGGGTTATGTCCACGCAGACCTCAAACCCCGCAACATACTGTGGAGTGCGGAGAACGAATGTTTCAAACTCATTGACTTTGGACTTAGCTTCAAAGAAGGCAATCAG GATGTGAAGTACATTCAGACAGACGGGTATCGTGCTCCAGAAGCCGAACTACAGAATTGTttggcccaggctggcctgcaGAGCGATACGGAGTGTACCTCAGCTGTTGATCTGTGGAGCCTAGGAATCATTTTACTGGAAATGTTCTCAGGAATGAAACTGAAACACACAGTCAGATCTCAGGAATGGAAG GCAAACAGTTCTGCTATTATTGATCACATATTTGCCAGCAAAGCAGTGGTGAATGCCGCAATTCCAGCTTATCACCTAAGAGACCTTATCAAAAG CATGCTTCATGATGACCCGAGCAGAAGGATTCCTGCTGAAATGGCATTGTGCAGTCCCTTCTTTAGCATTCCTTTTG CCCCTCACATCGAAGACCTGGTGATGCTTCCTACTCCGGTCCTGAGGCTGCTGAACGTGCTGGATGACGATTATCTGGAGAACGAGGAGGAGTATGAAGGTCTGTACTTCCTGAACTCAATGCTGATGTGCCAGAAGAGTCACCTGTCAGTAAGGTTCTCCA TATAA